The following proteins come from a genomic window of Manduca sexta isolate Smith_Timp_Sample1 unplaced genomic scaffold, JHU_Msex_v1.0 HiC_scaffold_2085, whole genome shotgun sequence:
- the LOC119191904 gene encoding uncharacterized protein LOC119191904: protein SGTTAVTVTTMGQAPRSYTIRDSAWTLCDGIIQYPSTSFNVFNELLSVPKCIGQEISSRRDPCVFSSVIKYETVPIQRQLEYTEDDYLCLKSSFNTTLAQYMSVTRNLINETCKNGLIRSLTDNIMECGLRMMSEYTFYPHRGSTASGLPLEYCTERDGSCKLIIAWHISNTTVENFEFLKNEQSFKKFFIKPSTYIEHF, encoded by the exons GTCCGGTACTACGGCCGTGACGGTGACAACGATGGGACAAGCGCCGCGTTCCTACACCATCCGAGACAGTGCATGGACATTGTGCGATGGCATCATACAGTATCCATCTACAAGTTTCAACGTGTTCAATGAACTTTTGTCCGTACCGAAGTGCATTGGACAAGag ATATCATCGAGGCGAGACCCTTGCGTGTTCAGCTCAGTTATAAAATACGAAACTGTACCAATACAGCGACAACTAGAATACACTGAAGACGATTACCTATGCCTCAAATCCAGCTTCAACACCACGCTTGCGCAATACATGAGCGTCACAAGGAATCTCATTAACGAAACATGCAAAAACG gtcTAATACGCAGTCTCACTGACAACATAATGGAATGTGGTCTAAGAATGATGTCTGAATACACCTTCTACCCTCACCGGGGCTCTACAGCATCAGGATTACCCCTCGAATACTGTACAGAGCGCGACGGCTCCTGCAAACTGATCATTGCGTGGCACATCTCCAATACAACTGTGGAAAACTTCGAATTTCTCAAAAACGAGCAAAgctttaaaaagtttttcattAAACCTAGTACttatattgaacatttttaa